In a single window of the Elusimicrobiota bacterium genome:
- a CDS encoding tetratricopeptide repeat protein — translation MSSRTELTNYYNVLSIEESATQQQIIDISRKLLIQWHPDKHKSEYDKQLAREKFAEIHEAYQILSDDEKRREYDSLLHYIENRVTSSDYKDDKTTIDDNTYDEIYAWINYSKETARKYAETSYVKFVKWWNDNNMSDKSIKFVSNVLYTFLGAQPDQEVANYNRAVKYFNRGLDKAGQKNFIGAIQDYSKAIEIDPQLDKPYYTRGMARFELQDFAGAIQDFNKAIEINSQDFNSYEYRGIAKTNLNDYTGAIQDLNKVIEINPTSSSAYSNRGIVRTRLENYTGALQDYNKAIELNPEEGTNYFSRGGIRTLLEDCTSALQDYNKAIDIDSQNSDSYICRGIVKNALNDYIGAIQDYSKAIELNPQMFEPYYNRGIAKNNLQDFAGAIQDFNKAIELNPKDATVYYSRGNVYNPIKQYNKAIEDFTKAIELDPQYALAYNDRGVVYCNKKLFNKAIEDFTKAIELNPQYSVAYKNRGFAYSDKKFYDKAIEDFTKVIELNPDKGYVYFYRGWIYLWMSKWEVAKADFEKAIELDKTSPSPYGKLGIYYWKAQNDKPKALYYYEQCFKNGFKQFDELYNDESDGNFISDLNQTPEFIALVAKYKH, via the coding sequence GTGTCTAGTAGAACTGAACTAACTAATTATTATAATGTGCTTTCGATAGAAGAATCTGCAACCCAACAGCAGATAATAGATATATCAAGAAAATTATTAATACAATGGCATCCAGATAAACACAAATCAGAATATGATAAACAATTAGCCCGAGAAAAGTTTGCAGAAATTCATGAAGCGTATCAAATTTTAAGTGATGACGAGAAACGTCGTGAATATGATAGTCTACTGCATTATATAGAAAACAGAGTAACAAGTAGTGATTATAAAGATGATAAAACTACAATTGATGATAATACTTATGACGAAATTTATGCTTGGATAAACTATTCAAAAGAAACGGCTAGAAAATATGCTGAAACAAGTTATGTAAAGTTCGTAAAGTGGTGGAATGATAACAACATGTCTGATAAATCCATTAAATTCGTTAGCAATGTTCTATATACTTTCTTAGGTGCGCAGCCCGATCAAGAAGTAGCTAACTACAACCGAGCTGTAAAGTACTTTAATCGAGGTCTGGATAAGGCTGGTCAAAAAAACTTTATAGGTGCTATTCAAGATTATAGCAAAGCAATAGAGATTGATCCTCAATTAGACAAACCCTACTATACCCGCGGTATGGCTAGATTTGAACTACAAGATTTCGCTGGTGCTATTCAGGACTTTAACAAAGCGATAGAGATTAATTCGCAAGATTTCAATTCCTACGAATATCGAGGTATTGCTAAAACAAACCTAAATGATTACACAGGTGCTATTCAAGACCTCAACAAAGTAATAGAGATTAATCCTACTTCTTCAAGTGCTTACTCTAATCGAGGTATTGTTAGAACTAGACTAGAAAACTATACAGGGGCTTTACAAGACTATAACAAAGCAATAGAACTTAATCCTGAAGAGGGCACTAACTACTTTTCTCGAGGCGGTATTAGGACTCTTCTTGAAGACTGCACCTCTGCTTTACAAGACTATAATAAAGCAATAGATATTGATTCTCAAAATTCCGATTCTTACATCTGTCGAGGTATTGTCAAGAATGCCCTAAATGATTACATAGGTGCTATTCAAGATTATAGCAAAGCAATAGAACTTAATCCCCAAATGTTCGAACCCTATTATAACCGCGGAATAGCTAAAAATAACCTACAAGATTTCGCTGGTGCTATTCAGGACTTTAACAAAGCAATAGAGTTGAATCCCAAGGATGCAACAGTATATTATTCTCGTGGGAATGTATATAATCCAATAAAGCAATATAACAAGGCGATAGAAGATTTCACAAAGGCAATAGAACTTGATCCACAATATGCATTAGCATACAATGATCGTGGAGTTGTTTATTGTAATAAAAAGTTATTTAACAAGGCGATAGAAGATTTCACAAAGGCAATAGAACTTAATCCACAATATTCAGTTGCATACAAGAACCGCGGATTTGCTTATAGTGATAAAAAGTTTTATGACAAGGCGATAGAAGATTTCACAAAAGTGATAGAACTTAATCCCGATAAAGGTTATGTATATTTTTATCGTGGGTGGATATATTTATGGATGAGTAAATGGGAAGTAGCAAAAGCGGATTTTGAGAAGGCAATAGAACTTGATAAAACAAGTCCATCACCATATGGGAAACTTGGGATTTATTATTGGAAAGCCCAAAATGATAAACCAAAAGCGTTGTATTATTACGAACAATGTTTTAAAAATGGATTTAAACAATTTGATGAATTATACAACGACGAAAGCGACGGTAATTTTATAAGCGATTTGAACCAAACTCCAGAGTTTATAGCATTAGTGGCTAAATACAAACATTAG